A part of Aegilops tauschii subsp. strangulata cultivar AL8/78 chromosome 2, Aet v6.0, whole genome shotgun sequence genomic DNA contains:
- the LOC109734656 gene encoding probable WRKY transcription factor 57, which produces MAGVECGGGDWPFSAEEAYADSSALLAEIGWAAGFVDDGCAGELLPPLDPPPATPTGSMEGAGASSNSTDDGATREAADADGRPAAATEAASKPAPALAPGKTMKKQKRARQPRFAFMTKTEIDHLEDGYRWRKYGQKAVKNSPFPRSYYRCTNNKCTVKKRVERCSDDPSVVITTYEGQHCHHTVTFPRGAGAATLASQMAFSAHHHHLMYNDLPALHSPTTQNPLFSVPAMSSSLLQPLHCNRQELQLASYTTQASSISSPGSVPAVDKGLLDDMVPPAMRHG; this is translated from the exons ATGGCCGGCGTCGAGTGCGGCGGTGGGGACTGGCCCTTCTCCGCCGAGGAAGCGTACGCCGATTCCTCTGCGCTGTTGGCGGAGATCGGCTGGGCGGCCGGTTTTGTCGACGACGGCTGCGCCGGGGAGCTGCTTCCGCCGCTGGATCCGCCTCCGGCCACACCAACGGGGTCCATGGAAGGGGCCGGCGCCTCGTCGAACTCCACCGATGACGGTGCCACGCGGGAGGCTGCAGACGCCGACGGCAGGCCGGCCGCCGCGACAGAGGCAGC GAGCAAGCCGGCGCCGGCGCTGGCCCCGGGGAAGACGATGAAAAAGCAGAAGCGGGCGCGGCAGCCACGGTTCGCGTTCATGACCAAGACGGAGATAGACCACCTCGAGGACGGATACCGCTGGAGGAAGTACGGACAGAAGGCCGTCAAGAACAGTCCTTTCCCAAG GAGCTACTACCGGTGCACCAACAACAAGTGCACGGTGAAGAAGCGCGTGGAGCGCTGCTCCGACGACCCCTCCGTTGTCATCACCACCTACGAGGGCCAGCACTGTCACCACACCGTCACCTTCCCCCgcggcgccggcgccgccacCCTCGCCAGCCAGATGGCCTTCTCGGCACACCACCACCACCTCATGTACAACGACTTGCCGGCGCTGCACTCGCCGACCACTCAAAACCCACTCTTCAGCGTGCCGGCGATGTCGTCGTCGCTGCTCCAGCCGCTACACTGCAACCGACAGGAGCTGCAACTTGCAAGCTACACAACCCAGGCATCGTCCATCTCGTCGCCGGGGAGTGTTCCCGCCGTCGATAAGGGGCTTCTGGATGACATGGTGCCTCCAGCGATGAGGCACGGATAG